One genomic region from Anticarsia gemmatalis isolate Benzon Research Colony breed Stoneville strain chromosome 7, ilAntGemm2 primary, whole genome shotgun sequence encodes:
- the EMC10 gene encoding ER membrane protein complex subunit 10 → MQSRLVSILCFYFLGLFNYATCIDYDGWLNIKIEHSINCNTEKYCSRGNISLKSIRAGAGAIIDQIPFTKEHIDELKSLAEIDGFYTIRTVVTSADNTRGTDFLSSVKAGSFIANGLTDVINAWVLPNGAVTAVSFQVTNSSQPMQKGSNGFKINSSFYLRYVEQAPVPDTASYIQKLEREREAREKGELKDNRSFLAKYWMYIVPIAIFVMISGATNPEPAGQGAR, encoded by the exons ATGCAGTCACGATTAGTTTCAATTCTGTGTTTTTATTTCCTTGGACTATTCAATTATGCG ACCTGTATTGACTATGACGGATggttaaacattaaaattgagCACTCAATCAATTGTAacactgaaaaatattgttcCCGAGgaaatatttccttaaaaagcATTCGTGCTGGTGCAGGAGCAATCATAGACCAAATACCTTTTACCAAAGAACACATTGATGAATTGAAG AGTTTAGCTGAGATTGATGGATTCTACACCATAAGAACTGTTGTCACATCTGCAGATAATACCAGAGGAACAGATTTCCTGTCATCAGTGAAAGCTGGTTCTTTCATTGCCAATGGACTCACTGATGTGATAAATGCTTGGGTACTACCTAATGGTGCTGTGACTGCAGTCAGTTTCCAAGTGACCAACTCTTCCCAACCCATGCAGAAGGGCAGCAatggctttaaaataaattccagTTTTTATCTTCGTTATGTAGAACAGGCCCCTGT aCCTGATACTGCTTCATATATTCAGAAGCTGGAGCGTGAAAGAGAAGCCAGGGAGAAGGGTGAATTGAAGGACAACAGATCATTCTTAGCcaaatat tGGATGTACATTGTGCCCATCGCCATATTTGTAATGATCTCAGGAGCAACCAATCCTGAACCTGCTGGTCAGGGTGCACGATAA
- the Dbp80 gene encoding putative ATP-dependent RNA helicase Dbp80, which produces MANQWGQKAEELEVTNKIAGLGLKKDFNQTAESEESVDAANPADTSLLMKIIRQGLVESKLDIEVQRKDPNSPLYSVKTFEALHLKPNLLKGVYAMGFNAPSKIQETALPTLLADPPQNMIAQSQSGTGKTAAFVLAMLSRVDATKNYPQVLCLSPTYELAIQTGEVAAKMAKFCPEIKLKYAVRGEEVPKGTKINDHIIIGTPGKMLDWGVKFGMFDMSKIKVFVLDEADVMIDRQGHQDQCIRIHKCLPTTCQMMFFSATYDTAVMEFAEIIVPNPIIIRLLREEESLDNIKQYYVKCKSPEEKYRAICNIYGVITIGQAIIFCHTRKTASWLSEKMSKDGHSVAVLSGELTVEQRIAVLDRFRAGLEKVLITTNVLSRGIDVEQVTLVVNFDMPMDMEKKADCETYLHRIGRTGRFGKAGIAINLVDSAQTMEICKEIESHFGKKIQLLDIEDAEEIEKIGA; this is translated from the coding sequence ATGGCGAATCAATGGGGACAAAAGGCGGAGGAGTTGGaggttacaaataaaatagctgGACTTGGCTTAAAAAAAGATTTCAATCAGACAGCGGAATCTGAAGAATCTGTTGATGCAGCAAATCCAGCTGACACTTCGctgttaatgaaaataataagacaGGGTTTGGTTGAATCAAAGTTGGATATTGAGGTTCAAAGAAAAGATCCAAACTCTCCCCTGTATTCTGTCAAGACATTTGAAGCTCTACACTTAAAACCTAACTTACTGAAAGGTGTATATGCTATGGGATTTAATGCTCCTTCTAAAATCCAAGAGACAGCTTTGCCGACTCTGTTGGCAGACCCCCCTCAGAACATGATTGCTCAATCCCAGTCTGGTACTGGTAAAACTGCTGCATTTGTTTTGGCTATGCTAAGCAGAGTGGATGCTACTAAGAATTATCCTCAAGTACTTTGTTTAAGTCCTACATATGAGCTTGCTATACAAACAGGAGAGGTTGCTGCTAAAATGGCAAAGTTTTGCCCAGAAATCAAGCTTAAGTATGCTGTAAGAGGTGAAGAAGTACCAAAGGGAACTAAAATTAATGATCACATCATAATAGGTACCCCCGGAAAAATGCTAGATTGGGGTGTGAAATTTGGCATGTTTGAtatgagcaaaataaaagtatttgtgCTAGATGAGGCTGATGTAATGATAGACAGACAGGGACATCAAGACCAATGTATTCGTATTCATAAATGTTTGCCCACAACATGCCAGATGATGTTTTTCTCTGCAACTTACGACACAGCTGTGATGGAATTTGCTGAAATTATTGTTCCTAATCCTATCATCATTAGGTTGCTAAGAGAAGAAGAATCTTTggataatattaaacaatactaTGTCAAATGCAAAAGTCCAGAAGAAAAATATAGAGCCATTTGCAATATTTATGGAGTCATAACAATTGGTCAAGCAATTATATTTTGCCATACAAGAAAAACTGCCAGTTGGTTATCAGAGAAAATGTCTAAAGATGGACATTCAGTTGCTGTTTTGTCTGGTGAATTAACAGTTGAACAAAGAATTGCAGTGCTTGACCGATTTAGAGCTGGCCTGGAGAAGGTTCTTATCACAACCAATGTTTTGTCCCGTGGTATTGATGTAGAACAAGTAACATTAGTTGTTAACTTTGATATGCCAATGGACATGGAAAAGAAAGCAGACTGTGAGACTTATCTGCATAGGATTGGTCGTACAGGACGATTCGGCAAAGCCGGTATTGCTATTAACTTGGTAGATTCAGCTCAAACTATGgaaatttgtaaagaaattgaaagtcactttggtaaaaaaatacaacttctTGACATTGAAGATGCTGAAGAAATTGAGAAAATTGGGGCATAA
- the LOC142974409 gene encoding myo-inositol 2-dehydrogenase-like isoform X1: MSLLKKIIVAAFVMATKKFAGPSPYELPQTYPEQDYLHTDYVNNVTTNIASKTINAPLVGAIFGLGRAGSIHLTSLINNPRVILKYVVDERVDRFNDLKKYWQLSDDVVFITPKEASRVYKDKSVKVVFIASTTWTHHDIVVNAIANDKDVFCEKPIAENIEETRKCYEVAKSKGRVLFSAFNRRFDPAYRGLKDRVRKGEVGHVQILKVTARDSPLPSIPYLKTSGGVFHDCLVHDFDMACWVLGELPCRVQASATALVPEIKAIDDFDTIAFLLTYPSGTVVLGDNSRFSAYGYDQRLEVFGNKGMIKVENEKPYHSTESYIGHEGIKHSPIYYSFPSRFKVAYQRELEHFLDVVNNGVPIEVTDYQTLAISKIATAAEESARTGKSIELDWSKDNIPANYS; encoded by the exons ATGTCCCTGCTTAAAAAGATAATTGTCGCAG CATTTGTAATGGCCACCAAGAAGTTTGCCGGACCGTCCCCGTACGAGCTGCCCCAAACGTACCCTGAACAAGATTATCTGCACACCGA CTATGTTAACAACGTGACCACTAACATAGCATCTAAGACAATCAACGCGCCTCTCGTTGGGGCCATATTCGGACTTGGTCGTGCTGGCTCTATTCACCTTACCAGCCTTATTAATAACCCACGAGTTATCCTAAAATATGTAGTCGACGAGCGTGTCGACAGATTcaatgatttgaaaaaatactgGCAACTAAGTGACGACGTCGTCTTTATTACACCAAAGGAAGCCTCACGAGTCTATAAAGACAAGAG TGTCAAAGTGGTCTTCATAGCATCTACGACTTGGACCCACCATGATATCGTTGTCAATGCGATTGCAAATGATAAGGACGTATTTTGCGAGAAGCCCATCGCTGAGAACATTGAAGAAACAAGGAAATGCTATGAAGTCGCCAAGTCTAAGGGCAGGGTACTCTTCTCTGCTTTCAACCGCCGCTTCGATCCAGCTTATAGAGGATTGAAAGACAGAGTCAGAAAAGGCGAAGTCGGACACGTACAAATTCTGAAAGTCACCGCCAGAGATTCTCCTCTGCCTTCTATTCCTTACTTAAAGACATCAg GTGGTGTGTTCCACGATTGCCTTGTGCATGACTTTGACATGGCCTGCTGGGTGCTTGGAGAATTGCCTTGTCGCGTCCAGGCATCGGCCACTGCCCTGGTGCCTGAAATAAAAGCTATTGATGACTTCGACACTATCGCCTTCTTGCTCACCTATCCGTCAGGAACTGTTGTCCTTGGTGATAACAGCCGTTTCTCTGCCTACGGCTATGACCAAAGATTAGAAGTTTTTGGCAACAAAG GTATGATTAAGGTTGAAAACGAAAAACCGTATCACTCTACCGAGTCTTACATTGGTCATGAAGGTATAAAACACAGCCCCATCTACTACTCGTTCCCTTCACGCTTCAAGGTCGCCTACCAGAGAGAATTAGAGCACTTCCTAGATGTCGTCAATA ATGGAGTCCCAATTGAAGTGACAGACTACCAAACACTCGCGATCAGCAAAATCGCAACTGCAGCTGAAGAAAGTGCTCGCACTGGAAAATCTATTGAACTTGACTGGAGCAAGGATAATATTCCCGCcaattattcataa
- the LOC142974409 gene encoding myo-inositol 2-dehydrogenase-like isoform X2, with the protein MATKKFAGPSPYELPQTYPEQDYLHTDYVNNVTTNIASKTINAPLVGAIFGLGRAGSIHLTSLINNPRVILKYVVDERVDRFNDLKKYWQLSDDVVFITPKEASRVYKDKSVKVVFIASTTWTHHDIVVNAIANDKDVFCEKPIAENIEETRKCYEVAKSKGRVLFSAFNRRFDPAYRGLKDRVRKGEVGHVQILKVTARDSPLPSIPYLKTSGGVFHDCLVHDFDMACWVLGELPCRVQASATALVPEIKAIDDFDTIAFLLTYPSGTVVLGDNSRFSAYGYDQRLEVFGNKGMIKVENEKPYHSTESYIGHEGIKHSPIYYSFPSRFKVAYQRELEHFLDVVNNGVPIEVTDYQTLAISKIATAAEESARTGKSIELDWSKDNIPANYS; encoded by the exons ATGGCCACCAAGAAGTTTGCCGGACCGTCCCCGTACGAGCTGCCCCAAACGTACCCTGAACAAGATTATCTGCACACCGA CTATGTTAACAACGTGACCACTAACATAGCATCTAAGACAATCAACGCGCCTCTCGTTGGGGCCATATTCGGACTTGGTCGTGCTGGCTCTATTCACCTTACCAGCCTTATTAATAACCCACGAGTTATCCTAAAATATGTAGTCGACGAGCGTGTCGACAGATTcaatgatttgaaaaaatactgGCAACTAAGTGACGACGTCGTCTTTATTACACCAAAGGAAGCCTCACGAGTCTATAAAGACAAGAG TGTCAAAGTGGTCTTCATAGCATCTACGACTTGGACCCACCATGATATCGTTGTCAATGCGATTGCAAATGATAAGGACGTATTTTGCGAGAAGCCCATCGCTGAGAACATTGAAGAAACAAGGAAATGCTATGAAGTCGCCAAGTCTAAGGGCAGGGTACTCTTCTCTGCTTTCAACCGCCGCTTCGATCCAGCTTATAGAGGATTGAAAGACAGAGTCAGAAAAGGCGAAGTCGGACACGTACAAATTCTGAAAGTCACCGCCAGAGATTCTCCTCTGCCTTCTATTCCTTACTTAAAGACATCAg GTGGTGTGTTCCACGATTGCCTTGTGCATGACTTTGACATGGCCTGCTGGGTGCTTGGAGAATTGCCTTGTCGCGTCCAGGCATCGGCCACTGCCCTGGTGCCTGAAATAAAAGCTATTGATGACTTCGACACTATCGCCTTCTTGCTCACCTATCCGTCAGGAACTGTTGTCCTTGGTGATAACAGCCGTTTCTCTGCCTACGGCTATGACCAAAGATTAGAAGTTTTTGGCAACAAAG GTATGATTAAGGTTGAAAACGAAAAACCGTATCACTCTACCGAGTCTTACATTGGTCATGAAGGTATAAAACACAGCCCCATCTACTACTCGTTCCCTTCACGCTTCAAGGTCGCCTACCAGAGAGAATTAGAGCACTTCCTAGATGTCGTCAATA ATGGAGTCCCAATTGAAGTGACAGACTACCAAACACTCGCGATCAGCAAAATCGCAACTGCAGCTGAAGAAAGTGCTCGCACTGGAAAATCTATTGAACTTGACTGGAGCAAGGATAATATTCCCGCcaattattcataa
- the LOC142974411 gene encoding uncharacterized protein LOC142974411: MLRNCCRVTFKRNLCPLIIQKKTFLSNDYKCNEAWNSLNASPIINKINLQDFYNVVDINHSSKGVISAIDVDIFANAVKDSSHLEELKDLLYKLRLSAETGNMLESTRHATVRNYIEFGEIEELVGILKDPLNFGVFLDDYSANILLDKLITSSNYELAANVASTIMLQEEFNNDITCTLCQYACYKYVLGYIPPEPAPPVQKSKKVEEIKIRVKYLRNPYFDDHFDIKDTYTLSGKTLAWISERSSDNLNNNLQIIGWLVYKKYDNLLNTCEKFSKSGSFTVYKEVLELLQKESANANEESKPVIENCISILNKVEVKSDASLEDLIKIAIEDAINKSHKNDIAEQEKLYKSWAQLREEKLEEQTKRLDRARRIQLIEEKQKEMKETEQKLWFFENEEQIDLQIEEKEKLEDKSEKKETTTETVNSNYVPPEIKPKRK; the protein is encoded by the exons atgTTACGCAATTGCTGCCGCGTAACATTCAAAAGAAATTTGTGCCCTCTAATCATCCAAAAGAAGACCTTCCTGTCAAATGATTACAAATGCAACGAAGCTTGGAATAGTTTAAATGCATCGCcgattatcaataaaataaacctcCAAGATTTTTACAATGTAGTGGATATAAATCATTCATCTAAAGGCGTTATAAGTGCTATAGATGTGGATATATTCGCTAACGCTGTGAAAGATTCCAGCCATCTTGAAGAGCTTAAAGACCTCTTGTACAAACTAAGGCTTTCGGCGGAGACAGGTAACATGTTAGAGTCGACGCGACATGCAACGGTTCGAAACTATATTGAATTTGGCGAAATCGAAGAGTTGGTGGGTATTTTGAAAGATCCGCTAAACTTCGGTGTATTTCTTGATGATTATAGTGCAAATATTCtgttagataaattaataacatcgTCTAACTATGAATTAGCGGCCAATGTGGCATCCACAATAATGTTACAAGAAGAATTCAACAATGACATAACTTGCACATTGTGCCAATATGCTTGTTACAAGTACGTACTTGGTTATATACCACCAGAGCCTGCTCCACCTGTACAAAAGAGTAAAAaagttgaagaaataaaaataagagtcAAGTACCTAAGAAACCCATACTTTGATGATCACTTTGATATCAAAGACACATATACATTATCTGGCAAAACACTGGCATGGATCTCGGAGAGAAGTTCAGACAACCTAAACAACAACTTACAAATAATTGGCTGGCTTGTGTATAAAAAGTATGACAACTTATTAAATACATGTGAAAAATTCAGTAAATCGGGATCATTTACAGTGTATAAAGAGGTTCTAGAGTTATTACAAAAAGAAAGTGCTAATGCAAATGAAGAATCCAAACCAGTTATAGAAAACTgtatttccattttaaataaGGTTGAGGTCAAATCTGATGCATCACTGGAAGACTTAATAAAAATTGCTATTGAAGATGCTATTAACAAATCACATAAGAATGATATAGCAGAGCAAGAAAAG TTATACAAATCATGGGCACAATTAAGAGAAGAAAAACTGGAGGAACAAACCAAACGTCTTGACAGAGCCCGTCGCATTCAACTTATTGAAGAGAAGCAAAAAGAAATGAAGGAAACTGAACAAAAGTTATGGTTCTTTGAAAATGAAGAACAAATTGACCTTCAGATTGAAGAGAAGGAAAAGCTTGAAGATAAGTCTGAGAAAAAGGAGACAACTACGGAAACTGTTAACAGTAATTATGTACCACCCGAAATTAAGCCAAAACGCAAatga